The genomic segment TGCGTGAACAGCGAGCCGCGAACCAAACCATACATTGCCGTGATCGCGGTGAATCCGCACCGTGCCGACCACCTGTTCAGGCATACCCGCCACGCAACTGACCGCGACCAGTTGCTGCGCGTGTCGATCGATATCATCCCGGTCGTCGCCGACAAAGATACCCTGCTCGATGCAGAACACCGCACGCCGCAAACGGAACGCTTCTTCTGCTTCCCAATCCAGCGTGGTCCATTTGATGCGGAATTCACTCGGCGAAAAGGGAGCGAAAAGAGCATGAGCCCCTAAATCCATTTCGCCTTCGAGCGCTTCGCCTGCAATCGCCTCACCGAACATGATCACTCCTCGTACGACGACAACGACGAACACGCACCACATTTTCCGCAACCGGCCTTGATGTCGGCCGAGCGCATCGCAGCGGCGTTGAGCATTGCGCCAAGCGGTTGCAGCAC from the Paraburkholderia fungorum genome contains:
- a CDS encoding MSMEG_0567/Sll0786 family nitrogen starvation N-acetyltransferase; its protein translation is MFGEAIAGEALEGEMDLGAHALFAPFSPSEFRIKWTTLDWEAEEAFRLRRAVFCIEQGIFVGDDRDDIDRHAQQLVAVSCVAGMPEQVVGTVRIHRDHGNVWFGSRLAVHAAFRRYGKIGATLIRLAVSSANALGCETFLAHVQSQNVPLFQAMHWDVLAEEMLLGRPHHLMQAQMDAYPPCVTPHGGFVTLTQQSARSSLRRAA